The Methylomicrobium agile genome has a segment encoding these proteins:
- a CDS encoding glutathione S-transferase family protein, whose protein sequence is MITLYGFALSNYYNKTKLALLEKGIPFNEEVVRPSQDAAVLKRSPLGKIPFIKTDGGYLSESQAILEYLEDTYPEQPLYPANVFERAKCREFIQHLELNVELVARRIYGEALFGAPVSQEIKDEVRQKVEAGLEGVMRLARFSPYVLGESFTAADIVAWLHLGLIGMATQKLYGENLVAAHVPGIVDYFEQMESRPHVKQVAEGRDAAVQAFFAQK, encoded by the coding sequence ATGATTACCTTATACGGTTTCGCGCTCAGCAACTATTACAACAAAACCAAACTGGCCCTGCTCGAAAAAGGCATTCCGTTCAACGAAGAGGTGGTGAGGCCGTCCCAGGATGCGGCCGTCTTAAAGCGCTCGCCGCTGGGCAAAATCCCGTTCATCAAGACCGACGGCGGTTACCTGTCCGAATCGCAGGCGATCCTCGAATACCTGGAAGACACCTACCCCGAACAGCCTCTGTATCCGGCCAATGTTTTTGAACGCGCCAAATGCCGGGAGTTCATCCAGCATCTGGAGCTGAACGTGGAACTGGTTGCGCGCCGCATTTACGGAGAGGCGCTGTTCGGCGCGCCGGTTTCTCAGGAAATCAAGGACGAAGTCAGGCAGAAAGTCGAAGCGGGCCTCGAAGGTGTGATGCGTCTGGCGCGTTTTTCGCCTTATGTGCTTGGCGAAAGCTTCACCGCGGCCGACATCGTCGCTTGGTTGCATCTGGGCCTGATCGGGATGGCGACGCAAAAGCTTTACGGCGAGAATCTGGTTGCGGCGCATGTGCCGGGTATCGTGGATTACTTCGAACAAATGGAAAGCCGGCCTCACGTCAAGCAGGTCGCGGAAGGCCGGGACGCGGCGGTCCAGGCCTTTTTTGCGCAAAAATAG
- a CDS encoding PA0069 family radical SAM protein, with protein MRTTSRRTCRSTARSTRTAAASTAAPIVSPPGHAYLGLSPGLDFETRLFYKPDAPERLREELGARRYRAAPIALGINTDAYQPVERRLGLTRRILEVLQETRHPVSIVTKSALIERDLDILAEMAANGLAQVAVSITTLKAELARRLEPRAAAPHRRLQTVERLAAAGIPVSVLVAPLIPILNDEELEKILSESRQAGAVDAGYVLLRLPLELRDLFGEWLRTHGPLKAERVLHRIFEARGGKAYDSAFGTRMTGTGEYAGLLGQRFRLAYKRLAFPGSPGFNQDLFRPPLPGGQTDLFR; from the coding sequence TTGCGTACAACCAGTCGCCGGACGTGCCGTTCGACCGCTCGATCAACCCGTACCGCGGCTGCGAGCACGGCTGCGCCTATTGTTTCGCCCCCCGGCCATGCCTATCTGGGACTGTCGCCGGGGCTCGATTTCGAAACCCGGCTGTTTTACAAGCCCGATGCGCCCGAACGGCTGCGCGAAGAGCTCGGCGCCCGCCGCTACCGTGCGGCTCCGATCGCGCTGGGCATCAATACCGACGCCTACCAGCCGGTCGAACGCAGGCTTGGCCTGACCCGGCGGATTCTCGAAGTGCTGCAGGAAACCCGGCATCCGGTTTCGATCGTGACCAAGTCCGCGCTGATCGAGCGCGACCTGGACATTTTGGCGGAGATGGCTGCAAACGGCCTGGCGCAGGTTGCGGTCTCGATCACGACGCTAAAGGCCGAGCTGGCGCGCCGCCTGGAACCGCGCGCGGCGGCCCCGCACCGGCGCCTGCAAACGGTCGAGCGCTTGGCGGCGGCCGGCATTCCGGTGTCGGTGCTGGTCGCGCCCTTGATTCCGATACTGAACGACGAAGAGCTCGAAAAGATTCTGAGCGAAAGCCGCCAGGCCGGCGCGGTCGATGCGGGCTACGTACTGCTGCGCCTGCCGCTCGAACTCCGCGATCTGTTCGGCGAATGGCTGCGTACGCATGGGCCGTTGAAGGCCGAGCGCGTACTGCACCGGATTTTCGAGGCGCGCGGCGGCAAGGCCTATGATTCGGCTTTCGGGACGCGGATGACCGGTACCGGCGAATACGCCGGCCTGCTCGGCCAGCGCTTCAGGCTGGCCTATAAACGGCTGGCTTTTCCCGGTTCGCCCGGCTTCAATCAGGACCTGTTCCGGCCACCGCTTCCGGGGGGCCAGACGGACTTGTTCCGGTAA